One Mangrovimonas cancribranchiae DNA segment encodes these proteins:
- a CDS encoding D-2-hydroxyacid dehydrogenase, producing the protein MKVLANDGVSQSGIDALEKAGFEVITTKVAQEQLINYINDNNIDALLVRSATKVKKDVIDGCPNLKLIGRGGVGMDNIDVAYAKEKGIHVINTPAASSHSVAELVFAHLLGVSRFLHNANRDMPLEGDSKFKDLKKSYAKGTELKGKTIGIIGFGRIGQAAAKVAIGLGMKVVAFDPYIETADLELEFFDGQKLTFNIKTVAKDDVLKQSDFITLHVPAQKEYVIGSNEFNSMKEGVILANAARGGVIDEVALVNAIESGKVARAALDVFEKEPSPEVQLLMNPSLSLTPHTGAATNEAQDRIGTELASQIIELLK; encoded by the coding sequence ATGAAAGTACTAGCAAACGATGGCGTGTCACAAAGTGGAATTGACGCGCTTGAAAAAGCAGGATTTGAAGTTATCACAACAAAAGTAGCTCAAGAGCAATTAATTAATTATATAAACGATAATAATATCGATGCTCTTTTAGTACGCAGTGCTACAAAAGTTAAAAAAGATGTTATCGATGGCTGCCCTAACCTTAAACTAATTGGTCGTGGCGGTGTAGGTATGGATAATATTGACGTAGCCTATGCTAAAGAAAAAGGTATTCATGTTATTAATACGCCTGCAGCATCTTCCCACTCGGTAGCAGAACTTGTTTTTGCTCACCTATTAGGAGTTTCTAGATTTTTGCACAATGCCAATCGTGATATGCCTTTAGAAGGTGACTCAAAATTCAAAGATTTAAAAAAGAGCTATGCCAAAGGTACAGAGCTTAAAGGAAAAACTATTGGAATTATTGGTTTTGGTAGAATAGGACAAGCTGCTGCCAAAGTAGCTATTGGTCTAGGAATGAAAGTAGTTGCTTTCGATCCTTACATTGAAACAGCAGATTTAGAATTAGAGTTTTTTGATGGGCAAAAACTAACTTTCAATATAAAAACAGTAGCTAAAGATGACGTTTTAAAACAATCTGACTTTATTACACTTCACGTGCCAGCTCAAAAAGAGTACGTTATTGGATCTAATGAGTTTAACTCAATGAAGGAAGGTGTTATTCTAGCTAATGCTGCTCGTGGCGGTGTAATTGATGAAGTTGCTTTAGTTAATGCTATAGAATCTGGTAAAGTAGCTCGTGCTGCCTTAGATGTTTTTGAAAAAGAACCATCGCCAGAAGTACAACTACTAATGAATCCATCTCTATCCTTAACACCACATACAGGTGCTGCAACTAATGAAGCTCAAGATAGAATAGGTACAGAACTAGCGTCACAAATAATAGAGTTACTAAAATAA